Below is a window of Clavibacter michiganensis subsp. tessellarius DNA.
GTGGCGCAGTTGCCGCAGTTGCTGCCCCACTCCACGACGTGCGCGCCGATCGCGACCTGCGCGAAGAGGTAGTCGACGTCGATGCCCGGCTCGTCGGTCCGGCCCACGATCACGGCCTTGGACGTGACCGACGTGCCGCCGCCGACGCCGTCGAGCTGGCGCGGGTCGTCGGCGCCGAACAGCTCGATGAGGAGCTCGGCGAGCGCGTCCCGGTCGGCCGGGACGGCGTCGCGGTCGAAGAGCCAGCACTTGCTGGTCCCTCCGCGCATGAGGGTGGCGGGGATGCTCACGAGGCCTCCTGGTCGTCGTCGATGTGCTCACGCTACGAACGCGGTGGGTCAAGGAGAAGCTCGATCTGCTACGCCCCCGTTCAGCTCCGCTAAAGTCGGCGCATGGCCTCCTTCGACCTCGTCACGCTCGACCTGCTGCTCGACGTGGTCGACACCGGCACGCTGACGGGCGGCGCGGCCCGGTCGCGGATGACGACCTCGGCGGCGTCGCAGCGCATCGCGAAGCTCGAGCAGCTCATCGGCCAGCCCGTGCTCGACCGCCTCCCGCGCGGCATGCGGCTGACCGAGGCCGGGCAGGTCCTCGCGGCGAAGGCGCGCGCGGTGCGTCGCGAGCTGCGGGCCGCCGAGGGGGAGCTCGAGGCGATCCGCGGGCTCGAGCACGGCACCGTGCGGCTCGGGTCCTTCCCCACCGTGAGCGCGTCGCTGCTGGCGGATGCGCTCAAGGACGCGCACGCGGCGTGGCCGGGCATCGAGATCCGCGTGCAGTCGGCGCTGCGGCCGGAGCTCATCGACAAGCTCAGCTCCGGCGAGGTCGAGCTCGCGCTGCTGTGGAGCTACGCGTGGACCGAGGAGGCCGAGAAGCACCTCGCGCTGCGGAAGCTGGTGGAGGACGAGACGATGCTGCTCGTCGCGGCGGACAGCCCCATCCGCGACGGGGTGTCGCTCAAGTCGCTGCGGCGGGAGTCGTGGATCACGCGCAACGGCGGGCACCCGGCGGCCGACGTGCTCTACCGCAGCTGCGCGGCCGCGGGCATCCGGCCGGACGTCGCGTACGAGGCGTACGACTACCAGGAGGTGCAGGCGATGGTGGCGGCCGGCGTCGGCATCGCGATGGCGCCCAGGCTCGCGCTCGCGTCGCACCGCGAGGACGTGCGGGCGGTGTCGTTCCGCCCGGCCGACCGGATCCCCGCGCGCACCATCTACCTCGCGTCGCTCGCCCGCCGCGTGGAGACGCCGGCGATGCGCGCCCTGTCGGAGGCGGTCACGCGCGCGGCGCGGTCGTTCGCGGCGAGCGGGGCGGCGGATCCGCGGTAGCCGGATCCTCCCGCTCGGCTCCTAGGCGGGCGCCGGCGCCTCGACGGCGAGCTTCACGCCGACCGCGCCGAGGAGCCCGCCGGTGGCCCAGCGCTGCCAGCGCATCCACCGGGGTCGGCCCCGCAGGAACTAGGCGACCGAGCAGATCACCTCACCGTCGGTGCGGTCGCATCCGCCCGAATTGGGGGTCTCAGGGCGGCTTCACGCTTCTATGCAGACTCATAGGATCTTGGCGATTACCCGATCCTGCGGTGTTGTGCCACGCCCGCGCCTATGCGCCGCGCCGTTTTTGCGACCCGAATCGCACCGGAAGAGAAGCATTGATGCTCAACGAGAACAACGAGTCCGACATCGCCACCGAGCCGCAGCGCCAGCCTGCATCGGAGGAGGTGACGTCGTCCCGGCGCAGAATCACACGGAGATCATGGGTCATCGCCGGCGTGAGCCTCCTGGTCGCCGTCATCGTCGTGGTGGTCGTCGTCCTGGTGGCCAACCTCCTTCGCGAGCAGGCGGAGACGAAGGCCGAGGCCGTGGCCGCCTATTCGTCCATCCGCACCTCACATCTGAGTGCGATCTCGAATCTGCGCAACAGCATCGACAGCGCTGAAGCGGTGACGGAGACGAAGGCGGAGGGTGACGTGGAGGACGGCAGTCTTCTCCGCGAGCTCACCGCCGAGGTCGGTACCGCGAAGGCGGGACTGGCCGAGTCGCAGCGGAAGTACATCGATCCAGCGGGCTTCGGAAGCGATGAGGTGGATGCGGCCGCAGCGGGACTCGGGCTGGCGCGGTACCAGGCGGAGATCGCGACGAAGAGCCTGAACGAGGCGCGAGTGGCCGTCGTCGACAGTGCGTCGGCGCACGATGCGCGAATCGCGGAAGAAGAACAAGCTGCCAAGACCGCCGCAGCGAAGGCCAGTGCAGGCACGATCGCCTTCGAAGACCTTGCTCGAGCGGGCAACAGCGCGATCGGCACGTACTACCGGTTCGAGGGCCGCATCATCCAGGACGCGGGTGGCGGCACCTATCGGGTGAACATGACGAAGGATCCTGGTTACACGCGCGTCTTCTGGGAAGACACGATCCTCGTCTCCGTCTCTGGCACACCCGGTACTCGTTTGATCGAAGACGACATCATCTCGTTCACCGCCGCATCCGCGGGCGAGCAGAGCTATACGACCGTCCTCGGTGCGACCGTGACACTGCCCCTGGTCATTGCGGAAGCGTCAGACATCTCGGTGACAGGGCGGGCGGACTGACGAGCGCGATGGGCCTGTAGGTCTTCTTCGCTGAGACGGCGCTCCTCGGGGCGACACTCGGGCGAAGCAGCATCGATGGCGAGCCGATCTCGTGTCATCGCGCCTTCCCGCGGATGCGGGATCAGGAGGATCCCGTGGAAGGGTGCTCCGGCGATCATCCGTACGCGTAGAACCCCTCGCCCGACTCCACGCCGAGCTTGCCCTGGTCGAGGTACTCGCTCTGGAGGTGCGCCGCCCACGCCTGCGCGCCCGGGTCGTCGCTCGCGGCGGAGACCGCGTAGGCGGTGCGGAGGCCGATGAGGTCGAAGATCTGGAACGGGCCGAGCGGCGCGCCGGTCGCGATGCGCCAGGTGGTGTCGATGGTCTGCGGATCCGCGACGCCCTTCAGCAGGAGGCCCGCGGCCGCGTCGAGCAGCGGCACGAGCAGCGAGTTGAGCACGTAGCCGGGCTGCTCCTTCTTCAGCGGGATCGGGACCATGCCGATCTCCTCCGCGAACGCGACCACCCGGTCGAACACCTCGGGCGACGTGCGCTCGGTGCCCATGACCTCGGCCGTGTTCTGCCGCCACACGTGGTTCGCGAAGTGCAGGGCGAGGAAGCGGTCAGGGCGGCCGGTGGAGTCGGCGATCGCGCTCGGCAGCAGCGTCGACGAGTTGGTGGCGAAGACCGTGCGCTCGGGCGCGGCCTCGGCGATGCGGCGGTAGACGTCCTGCTTGAGGTCGAGGCGCTCGGGGACCGCCTCGATCACGAGGTCTGCGTCGGCGACGGAGGCGGCGAGGTCGCTCGTCAGCGTGATCCCCGCGGCGGCCGCGGCCGCGGACTCCCGGGTCTCCTCGCCGGACTCGGACACGAACTGCGCGACGATCGCGTCGAGCCGCCCGCGCGCGGCCTCGAGCGCGGCACCGTCGACGTCGTAGCTCGTCACGGTCTTGCCGTGGTTCGCGGCCTGGAACGCGATCTGGGCGCCGAGCACCCCCGCTCCGAGGACGGTGACCTTCGTGATGTCGGGCATGCGGACTCCTTCGTCGGCGGACGCGGCGAGGCGGCGGGCGGGTCCCGCGCCGGGCGTCCTCGCCAGCGAACCACCGGTGGAGTCGGGCGGTCGGGTCCGTGCGGCGAGCGGACATCACTCGCCCGCGCGCCCGGGGCATCCCCGGCCGGCACTCGGTAGCGTCGGGGAGCGGATCCCTCCGCCGAGCAGGAGGACCCCATGAGCGAGACCCCGAGGCGCAGGCCCCTCGATCCCCTCGACCCCGCCGACCAGGGCGTCGCCGGCGAGCTCCGCCGCGACCGCTACCTCGGCGCCCGCGACCTGACCCGCTGGGCGACCCCGGTCGGCCGCGCCCTGGTGCGGCTCGTGCAGCGGATCGTGCGGGCGCTCGGCCCGTACGCCGCCCTCGTGATCACGCTGCTGGTGGGCCTCGTGCTCGCGTTCGGCCTCGCCGCGATCGCCGCGCAGGTCTACGACAACGTGACCGACGCCGACGGGGTCGCCGGCCTCGACCGGCCGCTCCTGGCCTTCATGATCGGCATCCGGACGCCTTGGCTGAACGACGTGGCGACTGCGTACACGGACGTCGCGGGCGTCGTGGTCATGCCGATCATCGCGGTGGTGACGATGCTGTTCCTCGCGGTGCGGCGCCGCTCGTGGACCCCGATCATCCTCGTGCTCGCGGCCGGCGGCGGATCCCTGCTGCTCACCATCGCGGGCAAGGACATCATCGACCGCGCCCGCCCCGACCTCGCCGACGCGGTGCCGCCGTACGAGACGTCGCCGTCGTTCCCGAGCGGCCACACGCTGAACGCGGTCGCGATCGCCGGGATCCTCGCCTACCTGCTGCTCCTCCGCCAGCACCGCCGCGCCACCCGCGTGCTCTCGATCGCCGTGGCCGTGGTCTTCGCCGTGACGATCGGCGCCACCCGCGTGTACCTCGGCCACCACTGGTTCACGGACGTGCTCGCGGCCTTCTTCCTCGGCGGCGCCTGGCTGGCGCTGGTGATCACGGCGCATCGGTTGTATCTGACGGCGCGGCGGCCCGAAGTGGGGGAGGCGGCGGACGGCTGAGCCATATCGCGTGTGGGACGGTGGATGCATGGACGACAGGCGCAGCTTCGAGCACGACTCAGCGGCGAAGAGGCGGCTGACGGGGGAGCTCTCCGCTCGTCAGTCGCTCGGGCTGGTCGCGGTGACCGCCTTCATGTCCGCGTCCGCGCTCGCATTCGTCGAGCTCGACTTCGTCATGCGGATCGTCGTCATGGTGGTCGTGATGCTGGTGCTCGCGCCGATCGGCCGGGTCGTCATCCGCCGCAGCAACCTCCGTCGGAACCGCTAGCCCGCACGCGCTCGGGTCGACCCGTGCGACCCTTGCGGCATGGATCTCGAGGTCGGCCCCGCGCTGACCATCCCCGCCGCCGAGCTGCAGTGGCGGTTCTCGCGGTCGTCCGGGCCCGGCGGACAGCACGTCAACACGTCGGACAGTCGGGTGCAGCTCACGTGGAGCCCGGTCGAGTCACTGGTGCTGACCGATCAGCAGCGGGCGCGGATCCTCGAGCGGCTCGGTCGGCGCCTGGTCGGCGGCGCGATCACGGTGACGGTCTCCGAGCAGCGGTCGCAGCTGCGGAACCGGGTCGCCGCGATCGACGCGCTGCGCGAGATCGTGGCGGATGCGCTCGCGCCTGACGCCGCACCGCGACGGCCGACGCGTCCCACGAGGGGCTCCCAGAAGAGACGCCTCGCGGCCAAGACGCAGCGATCCGCGACGAAGCAGCAGCGCAAGCGGCCGACCGGCGACTGAGCGCGCGAGCGCAGAGACGTCAGCGGATCAGGCCGACGCCCCTACTGCCACGTCGGACCGGTCCCACCCCAACGCCTCCCCGATCCCCTTGATCGCCGCGAGCGAGCGCAGGTTGAAGTCCACGCCGAGCTGGTTGGGGATGGTGACGAGGAGGGTGTCGGCCGCGGCGATCGCCTGGTCGGCGCCGAGCTCCTCGATGAGGCGCTCGGGGGCGCCGATGTAGGAGCGGCCGAAGCGCCACTTCTCGCCGCCGACCTCGCCGACCTGGTCGCGGCCCTCGATCTGCGCGCGGACCCCGAAGTACGCCTCCGACTCGTCGTCGACGATCGGGATGATGCTGCGGCTGACGCTCACGCGCGGCTCCCACGCGTGCCCGGCAGCGGCCCAGCCGTCGCGGAACAGCTGGATCTGCTCGGCCTGGAGCACGTCGAG
It encodes the following:
- a CDS encoding LysR substrate-binding domain-containing protein, whose protein sequence is MASFDLVTLDLLLDVVDTGTLTGGAARSRMTTSAASQRIAKLEQLIGQPVLDRLPRGMRLTEAGQVLAAKARAVRRELRAAEGELEAIRGLEHGTVRLGSFPTVSASLLADALKDAHAAWPGIEIRVQSALRPELIDKLSSGEVELALLWSYAWTEEAEKHLALRKLVEDETMLLVAADSPIRDGVSLKSLRRESWITRNGGHPAADVLYRSCAAAGIRPDVAYEAYDYQEVQAMVAAGVGIAMAPRLALASHREDVRAVSFRPADRIPARTIYLASLARRVETPAMRALSEAVTRAARSFAASGAADPR
- a CDS encoding 3-hydroxyacyl-CoA dehydrogenase, translated to MPDITKVTVLGAGVLGAQIAFQAANHGKTVTSYDVDGAALEAARGRLDAIVAQFVSESGEETRESAAAAAAGITLTSDLAASVADADLVIEAVPERLDLKQDVYRRIAEAAPERTVFATNSSTLLPSAIADSTGRPDRFLALHFANHVWRQNTAEVMGTERTSPEVFDRVVAFAEEIGMVPIPLKKEQPGYVLNSLLVPLLDAAAGLLLKGVADPQTIDTTWRIATGAPLGPFQIFDLIGLRTAYAVSAASDDPGAQAWAAHLQSEYLDQGKLGVESGEGFYAYG
- a CDS encoding phosphatase PAP2 family protein, yielding MSETPRRRPLDPLDPADQGVAGELRRDRYLGARDLTRWATPVGRALVRLVQRIVRALGPYAALVITLLVGLVLAFGLAAIAAQVYDNVTDADGVAGLDRPLLAFMIGIRTPWLNDVATAYTDVAGVVVMPIIAVVTMLFLAVRRRSWTPIILVLAAGGGSLLLTIAGKDIIDRARPDLADAVPPYETSPSFPSGHTLNAVAIAGILAYLLLLRQHRRATRVLSIAVAVVFAVTIGATRVYLGHHWFTDVLAAFFLGGAWLALVITAHRLYLTARRPEVGEAADG
- the arfB gene encoding alternative ribosome rescue aminoacyl-tRNA hydrolase ArfB, which produces MDLEVGPALTIPAAELQWRFSRSSGPGGQHVNTSDSRVQLTWSPVESLVLTDQQRARILERLGRRLVGGAITVTVSEQRSQLRNRVAAIDALREIVADALAPDAAPRRPTRPTRGSQKRRLAAKTQRSATKQQRKRPTGD